Genomic window (Trichomycterus rosablanca isolate fTriRos1 chromosome 27, fTriRos1.hap1, whole genome shotgun sequence):
TAATACACATGCTCAGAACCTAGTGCACACAAGtgaacaaaaaacacaaagctcTTTAATTATAGAAAAAATAATTCCATATTTCCCTCTTTGTGTTTGCACAATACACTATTATAAAAGATCAAATTTAgcatatttaattaaaactagGCCTGTAcagtattatattaatattaaaaatgacaTCATGATATGTCAGAAATTAGAAAAATTACTTTCAATCAGTAAAACATTTATGGATGTCTAGATGACCCAGTGTTGTTTTTCAAAGGCTCATCCAAGGTTGTTAGGGAACCAAAAAAGGTTCTTCCCAAGCATCACTTTCAGGAACTTTTACTGgcacctttattttttataaacgtATTTAAGAGAGTTTTCCCCTAGACTTTTATAGCACCAGATATAACTCCACTGGAGTTAGTTTGGTGATTTAGTGTGTGCTTCGCTTCTTAGTAATACTTATCAATATATTtggacatcttttttttttttacagattttaccCTCTTACCCAAACTTAATTCAAAAGAACGTATTACCCATACAAAGTAAAGGAAGGAAAAAGGCACAAAAAAAATCCCATTTCCAAATCTTAACATTTTTACTGCCGgtgtttatttttaagattAGACAGACAAAACCTTAAACCTCTAAGAAAAGTTTGATGCGCCTGATTGTGTAAAGGTGCGCACATATAAAACTAGTCATAAACTTACTTAATATTCTAATTAAATTCGTTTACTTTCTAGCGTGTGTGTTGCAGTCAGTGTGACCCACCTTGGTGTACTTGATCTCCGGGTTGGGCACCGGTGAGGGCATGAGCTGCAGAGATGCCATCAGTGCTGCAGGATCTGCCTTCAAGCCTCCGGGAAGCTGTACTGCGCTAGAAGTCATGCTGAAATCCGGCGCTCAATCCCAGTCTGACCGCCTGTAAGCACAAATGTTGGACTTTGCACCGTGTTTCCTGTGTTTATAAGCAGGTGTCGGCATTGCGTCCCATTTTATTGGACCGCAAATCCAGGGGCAGTCCTTCTGATATTAAAATCTATCTGACATTTACATACAGCCGGGCTCTCCAACAGATACCACCCACTTCTACTGATGGGCGATTTAAAAAGAGGAATCGATTCTTTTCAATAGCTCTCATTTCAAAGAAttccttcctttttttatttttattaactagCCATTCATTTGTTGTTTTCAGTATAATTCAGTGTTGTaagtcttagctaataaaattTTAGAACTGAGATGTTGAATCAGTTATTGAGCGCAGTTCGCAAAAGTTTTCAGTTAGGAAATGTGATACTTATAATGTATGAAATGTGATAATGTATGAAATGTGATTCTTATAATGTATGAAATGTGATTCTTATAATGTATGAAATGTGATTCTGTGATCACTATTCGTCAAGTGGCTGCATTAAAAGCACTAACTGCTTAATACAATGCGAggtgttttaataaataaaaagatcaaGATTGTAAATGATTCTTCCGAAACAGGTTAATTATTCTAAATGTGacgttttaatcatttaaaaaatgactACGTTTATTGTAAAGCTAAACGCCAAAACATCtgcttatattattaaatattgagGTTTAAAGATTGTGAATGGCATTCTGCTTAATATATTTACAGAAACAGTTGACACAGAATAACACAAATCTAATTTCCCTAACTTAAAATACGATATTATattagagaaagagaaagattcTGTCAATAGTAAAATAAAGTTAGTTTATGGCAATTTTAGCTTAAACAAGTGCTCACGGATCTTCTAGACGTCGGTCTGAGCGCTGAATCAAATGAATCAACGGGGGAGTCGAATCATCTAAATGAATCAGTGAAATAACCCGAAGATAAAACAAGCGCGTCTCATTCATTAAATTAGATGAATATTATAGTGTTATATAACTTATATATATAACTTGATAATTATTAACATTGGAGGCAATTTATTTAAGGATTTAAATGTATGAATTGAATTTTGATTTGAAATAATGTAAGATCAGGTCAAAATATCCCTAAcacttttttcatttaaaagggGTTTGGATATATTAGTGGATAATAATTGGATAATAATTCATGTTTAATAGTTCAACGTTTTTAGTTTGTATCCTTGGATGAAACATCTTGTAGCTTTTCCCAGAAATAGATTTGTAAAGCATGGTCAATACATTGTTTGTAATTAATGGTAATGAGTAagtacacataaatacacataaatataaaaaataactttAAAATCATGAGAATTAtgcaaaacaatatttaaagtcATCATCTGTGTCCTGAATAAACACTGCATGTGTTGCACTGCGGAGATTCGTTCAATGGATCATTCACTGGATCAAGCTGCCAAAACTCTCTATTCAACTCTTCCATCACACATGAACGTGAAAAGCTTTTTTGGTAAAGTCCGTTTGCCTCACATCTCCAAACACTTGAGCATTACAGAGAGAAAGATCAGCCATCAGGATGTTGTTCATCTCTCAACATCAAGCGATCACACCTCAGCCCGGCTTCTCCAGCCTGAAGCTGAATGGAAGCCACCCGTAGTGCCAACGCCTCCTTTAGCACTTTAGTACAGCCAATACACACAATCATCCCATCTAAAACCATCTAAACACGGCTTAACACCCGGACACATTTCAAGTGCAGAGATTAAGCCCCACACAGACTTTCACACCTCCAACAGCAGATTCACTTCACCGGGCAGCATCCACCCAAACATGTGTATATATCAAGCAGCAAGCTCCAGCTCTGCactaaataaatcaaacaaatcATCACTTCACACTTTAGCTCTAAACTTCAACAGCTGCTGCAATAAAGACAGCaataaaaacctgattttacaCCAACCTCACTCAGCTAAACCTACACCATACGAACCcaactgatctgatctgatctgatctgggCTGAGCTGAAGTGTTTGTTTCTCTCATAAATTCATCTGACACTTTAACAGACCTGTAATTACAGCAATGAGTATGTACATGTCAATCCTAGATTTACACACTcgataattaaaaacaaacaacaaaacgtGTCTGCTTTTACAATCACACTTCATTTCAGAAAACACCCCTTTTTACTGTAgaaaacatatataaaataattacgTTCAAAATGTACTCCATCATAGCCTATGTGTTACAGGAGTGTAAACTGCAATAACACATTTATTCTGtgcaattaataaaaacaaaaaacaaattacacacGTGTAGTCTAAAATAATGTacttttacatacagtatatactaatctTTATATAAGACATGTGGCTGCACAATGTTAAATTAATAGTtaaataaaagctcaaagaatgCCAACTATAATATGTTATAAAGGGAAATGATATACACTTACTTTCATTTAAGAACTAAGAGGTCAGTTAAGTCTTTAGGCTGAGTATTGCATAGCctataatataaagaaaacatggTCTAAAATAACAGTCTATAATAATGTGGAAAAGTATAATATGAGCTATACTGTGCTCCTACTGAAATCACATTTACATGTAATCATTaagtaaatgcaataaaaacaagtcaAAAACAACAAACGATATTGTATTGTTGCACTATATCTGTATCACGTTTTTTTAGATTCGAAAATGTCCCTTCTATTTATTTTAGGTCTTTGTATTAAttgtttagttgtttttttatttgcacccTCTATTTTGGATTTTTGtccttgtgttctgtgttgcccCCTGGTCCTGCAGGAacgtttttattcattttatttaaacatgtataGCTGAAGTAAAATTACAACATTTATATAACAcgcattcaataaaaaaaactggccAAATGCTACGTATATTTCTAAACTACAAAATAgtctatataatatattatagtggatagatagatagatagatagatagatagatagatagatagatagatagatagatagatagatagatagatagatagatagatagatagatagatagatagatagatggcaaaatataatacaaaacattaaCGTTTTTTTAAGTTAATAGCAAATACAACAAGCTCTAGTGCTGGATCAAATGGTGAACAGAAGTTGGTAAGGAATAAGAAGACCCCCCTCCTCCATTCCTCCATTCTGTTACCCGGTAGTCATTATCATATCAGACTTTTTGAGTGGCAAACAGCACTTTAGGCACTTTAAAGAAATTTATATCATGTCTTCATTTGTACCCATCATCCCACTGGGTGCTTTTTATCCATCAGCACACAAAACCCCcgctgtgcacacacacacacacacacacacacctcaccgtGCGTGTATCTGCTTCACATCAAAGACATgacaccagaataaagtggcagTAAGAAGTGATTAATGATGAACATCCCTCAGTACCTGTCGCCAATCCTGCTTCCTCTGGAGTCAATAGATTCACACAATCACATGCTAGTCAAATACGTTTATTCGTAAAGTGAGAGCTTCATCCAGGTCGGGGTCAAAGTGGGTCCAGTCCCACTCTGCAACACTGGACAGAGGACCAATTCATCGTacaatgcaacacacacacacacacacacacacttacttgaCTTGCTTAAACCTCAGGCAACCTAACCAAGGTTTATAGAACCCTTATTAGTATGCGCCATTAGTATGGGGCCTCAACCTACAGCCAAACCAGTTAACAATACAACATGTAAACCATTATAGGCTATAGCTGAGTTCTATCTAAATAAACACTGATCCGTAGATCTGCGTTTGAAAATAGCAACTCTGAAAGTGAAGCTGCGGCTGGAGTGTGGTGTGTTACAACAGGGCTgttacactgtatatttttgtgatcAAAGCGCGCCACCTGCTGGATAAAACGTGGCTGTGCAGCTTAGTTTATGGCGCTGGAAATTTAgtttgaaataaataatgtcGTGAATTTGATTTGCCCTTACTAGCTTTGCACACAGACCATTAGAACACTGCACATACAATGCATTCTATGAAGCATCTATCTGCGCATTCACAAGATTTGAGTTTGAAATAAGTGCAGTTAGTTAAGAGTTGATCGGTTAAAATTAACACAATTCGCCCCACTTGTATGTAGTTAAAAAATAATGACACATTGAGCAGAGCAccaattctctctctctctctctctctctctctctctctcacacacacacacacatacacacacacacacacacacacatctaaaagCACTTTAAGATAACCACCAATTCACCCTTGCAATAATTGAGTGACTATTTATTCAACTTCCCTAAATTAGTATAAAAGAACAGATTCAATCTCAACCCACCCAGCTTTATATTTTCAAATtgttaacattttaaaccaGCTTGCAATTACTTGCAATATTTGACCTTTTGACAGTGTTCGACAACTTGGTTAATactaaaacataattttatttctacttttagGCTGCCTTGACCCTATGCTGACGTGATAATCGATTTGCACGTCTTACTTTAACGAGTCGTTTAAAGGGAACCGATTCATTTGCGACTCACCTATTAGGTTAACAgaggtagtgtgtgtatgtgtgtgtgtgtgtgtgtgtgtgtgtgtgtgtcaggactGATCCTGTACTTATTGCAGGGTTACTGTGCTTACTGGTCACTTAAAGCTTAACCACCTAAGAGAGGAAGATGGATCTGGATAATCTGAGCACTCTGAGAGAGAAATTCACTCTCCGACACCTCATGCTTAGAGAATTTCTAGCTGAATTTCTTGGGACTTTCATGCTGATAGtaagtatttaaataaactgCTATTATTTTACAGTACATCTAGATACTGTAACAAGACAtcacataaataaaacacttaCAGGCATtgggggccaaaagtctgagactgttagtgatttttttttacaattcatATAATATAGAGCATAACAATTTAAGTAAGAAAGTAAATCTTGGATACATGAACACATGAATATTAGAACCTCATACCTACTTGGTATGTTCTCCCTTGTAATGCGATAAGATAATAGATGCCATAATCACAAGATTGAATAATTTGTGCATATTTTGATGTTATTGTATGTTATATAGATAGTGCAGATCTTTTCACGTTATGTCACCAAACATGTCGTTTCCTTTCTCCTTTTAGCCTCTGCTAATTTGTTGTCTCTGTCTCTGGTCCTGTTCTTTCTCAGCTCTTCGGCTGTGGTTCAGTAGCCCAGGCTGTACTCAGTAGAGGAGCTCTGGGGGAAACACTCAGCATTCACATTGGCTTTACTACTGGGGTAATGCTGGCTGTGTATGTAGCAGGAGGAGTGTCAGGTAACAAACACCTAACATACGTCCAtgtctttttaatagttttgtgTATAACAGAAAAGCattccaaaaacaaacacacacaacacaacacaacacaagggTGTTAAGGTTTGAATAACTGTTATAGCTTTTAGAAGGATTGTAAAATTCCTTGATTATCTTTTCTCCAAAGTAACACACTGGACTACGACTGTGGTTTAGGACAAGAACTCATGAATTTCTGTATGTTACAGGAGGACATGTAAACCCAGCTGTATCACTGGCCCTGGTTGTCCTGGGAAAATTTCCCATTAAGAAATTCCCAGTATACGTGGCTGCACAGTTCATTGGTGCTTTTACAGGTTCCTGTGTTGTTTTTGGACTCTACTATGGTGAGTAAAAACCTTTCAGTATCACTGAAACAGACCGGACCTCAGAGGTGGTCAAATGCTTTACAAAAGctgaataaatgtaataaattacaACCATTAAAATGACAGAGCATGCATTCAATCATTTTTAACCAGTTCCCTGTTGGCCATTTCTTAAAACGTGTGTCAAGGTTTCGTCTTGACTTTATATGATTTTGAAAAGCTGCTTATTTTCTCTGGACAACAAATTCGGTCTTACTCAGGCTTCTAACCTGAAATCAGTTCTGATTTGAGGAATCGACTCTAAAGCTTCTGAATCAACTCATGTCTTAATACCTGGAATCAGAGaattgattccttgaatcataaATGAGTACTTAATGAACCGAATTTGGCACATATGATGTACAGCAAAATAATCTGGTAGgtacttcatttatttattatatctattatactattattttcTAATCAGGATCACAGTAGGTCCAAAGCCACCTGTCCGTGGTGGGTTACTgcactgcacccagtgtttctaaaGAAACCGGACCctatgtgaccctgaccagaataaaacagtggtaaaacatgaaatgaattaatgaatgaatatataaataaacttatttAATGTTGATGTAATAATCTGTAAATGTAGATGCCTTTATGGACTACAGCAATGGAGTGCTGCTTGTGTCAGGTGAAAATGCCACTGCTAACATCTTCGCCTCATATCCAGCAAAACATCTCTCAACTGTCAACGCGTTTATAGATCAGGTATGAAAATGCATCATATAAAAGGATTCGACTGCTGGGTTACTTTATACAGCTGAATACACAGGAATATagtttaatttcaaatgaatatttaaaataaaataaaaaaacagagatgCCAGTATAGTCTAATATACAGTAAAATCCAGGGACTGATGTACTTTATCTGATGCTCGTTAGCGTAAATGAGAAATATGTTAAGAGCTTAGACCTACAAACATGGGGCTAAGTCTGGAATCACTGCAGATAAGTTTTATTACTTGCTTCATGGTTGGATTATTCTTTTACTGAAGATGCACCTCAAACTGACAAGCACGTTATGGGTAGCTGGGGAGGAAGTGTCGGTTGGGGGTAGATTTAACCCAGTTTGACCTGTCAGGGTTTTGAGTTGAACTTTTACTTAAGATACACAGTGAGGTTTTTTAAAATATGGTTCAGGTGCTGGTGTGACACCTAACAAGGGTGAAACCCTCTGACCTGAGTAAATAAACAGCCAAATTCAATTATCAtccaaagttaaaaaaacacacacaagtctATTATTGTTTAAAAAGTCTAATTGAAAAAATAGTTCTATCAATTAATATTTTCATTCACTAATATTTATGCTGATGTGTTTTCACCAATTTGAATAAAAATGACTGTTTTCCAGTATTATTCTGCTATGATGTAATGATTATTGTGTCTTTGTGGGTATGGGTGGGATGTAGGTGATCGGCACCGGTGCACTGGTGCTGTGTATCCTGGCCATTTTGGACAGGAAGAACATTGGAGCTCCTAAAGGCATGGAGCCATTACTCATCGGCCTTACTATCCTGGCCATTGGAGTGTCTATGGGTCTAAACTGTGGCTACCCTATCAACCCAGCGCGAGACCTGGGCCCCCGGATCTTCACTGCTGTGGCAGGATGGGGGATGGAGGTGTTCAGGTACAACAAACACACTCGGTGGAATCCAGATCCCACCTTTAACCTTACCCAACCTCACACGTTTCTTTACGTCATAGCTTGTATTAATCTTCACTTTAACCCTGTGACCTCAGAGTAATATTAACTCCCAAAAAGCAACACAGGTCAACTTCGAAAAGCAACATGAGTGGTGAGAAAGCATAACTGGTTCTGTTCTCTGTGTGGAAGGGATGTGATGAAATTATCAACCAAAGCAACATTAGCTAATCTCAGGCATCTATGAGTTCATG
Coding sequences:
- the aqp9b gene encoding aquaporin-9b — translated: MDLDNLSTLREKFTLRHLMLREFLAEFLGTFMLILFGCGSVAQAVLSRGALGETLSIHIGFTTGVMLAVYVAGGVSGGHVNPAVSLALVVLGKFPIKKFPVYVAAQFIGAFTGSCVVFGLYYDAFMDYSNGVLLVSGENATANIFASYPAKHLSTVNAFIDQVIGTGALVLCILAILDRKNIGAPKGMEPLLIGLTILAIGVSMGLNCGYPINPARDLGPRIFTAVAGWGMEVFRAGGCWWWIPVCAPMVGGVVGAMIYYLLIELHHPEPEKETKKENTISDKYEMIIIS